In one Crocinitomicaceae bacterium genomic region, the following are encoded:
- a CDS encoding rod shape-determining protein produces the protein MGLFDFLTQEIAIDLGTANTLIIMNDKVVVDEPSIVAKDIQTGKIVAIGKVAQQMHGKTHKLIETIRPLKDGVIADFQAAEQMIRGMIKMITSKRKLISPSLRMVICIPSGITEVEKRAVRDSAEHAGAKEVYMIHEPMAAAIGIGIDVEEPMGNMIIDIGGGTSEIAVIALGGIVCDKSIRVAGDDFTSDIEEYMRRQHNILVGERTAEQIKIEVGSALTDLGDQAPPPYAVRGRDLMTGIPKEILITYSEIAHALDKSISKVEEAILSALEMTPPELSADIYKTGIYLAGGGSMLRGLDKRISMKTKLPVHIAEDPLRAVARGTSIALKNIGRFQFLMR, from the coding sequence ATGGGGTTATTTGATTTTTTAACACAGGAGATTGCCATTGACTTGGGAACGGCTAATACACTTATCATCATGAATGACAAAGTTGTTGTTGACGAGCCTTCAATTGTGGCCAAAGACATTCAAACCGGCAAAATAGTTGCTATCGGAAAGGTTGCACAACAGATGCACGGTAAAACCCACAAACTGATTGAAACCATTAGGCCGCTGAAAGATGGTGTGATTGCAGATTTTCAGGCAGCTGAACAAATGATCCGTGGTATGATAAAGATGATAACCAGCAAACGCAAACTCATCTCCCCTTCTTTGCGCATGGTTATTTGTATTCCTTCAGGTATTACAGAGGTTGAGAAACGTGCGGTACGTGACTCGGCTGAACATGCCGGAGCAAAAGAAGTGTACATGATTCATGAACCCATGGCCGCAGCAATAGGAATTGGAATTGATGTTGAAGAGCCAATGGGCAACATGATCATTGACATTGGTGGTGGTACTTCTGAAATTGCCGTTATCGCATTGGGTGGTATTGTCTGTGATAAATCTATTCGTGTTGCTGGAGATGATTTCACCAGTGATATTGAAGAGTACATGCGTCGTCAACACAACATTCTGGTTGGTGAACGCACCGCTGAACAAATTAAAATTGAAGTGGGCTCAGCGCTTACTGACTTGGGTGATCAGGCCCCGCCTCCTTATGCCGTACGCGGACGAGATTTAATGACCGGTATTCCAAAAGAAATTCTCATTACCTATTCTGAAATTGCGCATGCACTTGATAAAAGTATTAGTAAAGTAGAAGAAGCTATTCTCAGTGCACTTGAAATGACACCGCCTGAATTGTCTGCTGATATTTACAAAACCGGAATTTATTTGGCCGGTGGTGGTTCAATGTTGCGCGGTTTGGACAAACGAATTTCCATGAAAACCAAACTACCGGTACACATTGCTGAAGATCCTTTGAGAGCGGTAGCACGCGGAACAAGCATTGCGCTGAAAAATATTGGCCGATTCCAGTTCTTGATGCGCTAA
- the mreC gene encoding rod shape-determining protein MreC — MRNLFKFLRRFRDFLILVVLQIFVLGIFFNSKHYHRAKLFNTSSAVVGWFVEKKHNITKHFSLTDANERLSYENAVLRNRMPESFYQLQGRIYYVNDTLYKQQYEYFPAEVINSTDTKRNNFFTLNKGSDAGIENGMGVISDKGIVGFVLDVSEHFSIVKTVLSENINIPVKLKKNNEHWLLKWDGMDHDIAQVNGVNRDIDIAVGDTVVTRGGSGMFPIGLPVGIVEELISQDGKQTWDVNIRLAVNFSAVYHVYVIKNLMQQEQQDLELRLLENE; from the coding sequence ATGCGCAACCTGTTCAAATTTCTCCGACGATTCAGGGATTTTCTAATCCTGGTAGTGTTGCAGATATTTGTGCTTGGTATCTTTTTCAATTCTAAGCATTATCATCGCGCTAAACTTTTCAATACCTCATCAGCGGTTGTGGGTTGGTTTGTTGAGAAGAAACACAATATCACCAAACACTTCAGTCTTACTGATGCCAATGAGCGCCTGAGCTATGAGAACGCCGTACTGCGTAATCGTATGCCTGAAAGTTTCTATCAATTGCAAGGCAGAATTTATTACGTGAATGATACCTTATATAAGCAGCAGTACGAATATTTTCCGGCAGAGGTAATTAACAGCACTGATACTAAAAGAAACAATTTTTTCACACTCAACAAAGGTTCTGACGCCGGTATTGAAAATGGTATGGGAGTAATTTCAGACAAGGGTATTGTAGGTTTTGTGCTTGATGTGTCTGAACATTTTTCAATAGTAAAAACTGTGCTATCTGAAAACATCAACATCCCGGTTAAACTGAAAAAAAATAATGAACACTGGTTGCTCAAATGGGATGGCATGGACCATGACATAGCACAGGTTAACGGGGTAAACAGAGATATTGATATTGCTGTTGGTGATACCGTAGTAACCCGTGGCGGCAGTGGCATGTTCCCAATTGGATTGCCGGTTGGAATTGTTGAAGAATTGATCTCACAAGATGGCAAACAAACCTGGGATGTAAACATTAGACTGGCGGTAAATTTCAGTGCCGTTTATCATGTATACGTGATCAAAAACCTCATGCAGCAAGAGCAACAAGATCTGGAACTAAGATTACTTGAAAATGAATAA
- the mrdA gene encoding penicillin-binding protein 2, with amino-acid sequence MNNDSRKYIIALMVILVSFIFLVRLFYMQVIDDQWKDRAAEISENKVITQPARGVVYDRNGEKLISNVVYYDLRVVPNQAIDIDSVSLVKLLDISMDEYVKKMNAARKYSKRKASDLVTQIPPDEFSLIAPELYKYPGIFEAERTLRVYPKKCGAHVLGYMNEVNDEDIGKNPYYKSGDFIGRMGIERSYEELLRGKRGVKYYLQDAIGVETGRYENGKYDTLAEQGKSISLGIDWELQAYGERLFQNKLGCVVAIEPESGEILAMVSAPTYDPNLLVGRRLGENYTQLHQDTLLPLYNRALGATYPPGSTFKLIMALIAMQEGVITPESGFPCNKNLVGCHNHGSAGSVSDAVKMSCNPYFYQITKRIIHQGKSTNGFKDAAIGLEVWTKYVKSFGIGSGLNVDFPGHVRGYVPDVAFYDNYHGQYRWQFESIYSIAIGQGEVLVTSLEMANLACIIANRGYYHYPHFIKSIDGGPIPDIYYQKNYCMVDSQWFAPIIDGMYRVVHEPGGTGSRAKLDSIAICGKTGTAENFKRINGVTHQMTDHSIFTAFAPMDNPKIAIYVYIENTGFGGTWAAPLASLMIEKYLTGTVSDTVKENRILNANLIPDASDILPPKQPKKRRR; translated from the coding sequence ATGAATAACGACAGCCGAAAATATATCATTGCCCTCATGGTGATTTTGGTTTCGTTCATTTTTCTGGTGAGACTTTTTTACATGCAGGTAATAGATGATCAGTGGAAAGATCGTGCTGCAGAAATTTCTGAAAACAAAGTAATCACCCAGCCCGCACGTGGTGTGGTTTACGACCGCAACGGAGAAAAATTGATAAGCAACGTAGTGTATTACGATTTGCGCGTGGTACCTAATCAGGCAATAGATATTGACAGTGTTTCACTGGTAAAATTGCTAGATATTTCAATGGATGAATATGTAAAAAAAATGAATGCCGCGCGCAAGTACAGCAAGCGCAAAGCATCTGATTTAGTTACGCAGATTCCGCCTGATGAATTTTCACTCATTGCGCCTGAATTATATAAGTATCCCGGAATATTTGAAGCTGAACGAACACTGCGTGTCTATCCAAAGAAATGCGGAGCCCACGTGTTGGGTTATATGAATGAAGTGAATGATGAAGACATTGGTAAAAACCCATATTACAAGTCGGGTGATTTTATCGGCAGAATGGGTATTGAACGATCTTATGAAGAACTATTGCGCGGAAAAAGGGGTGTAAAATATTATTTGCAAGACGCTATTGGTGTTGAAACCGGACGTTATGAAAACGGAAAATATGACACCCTTGCCGAGCAAGGCAAAAGCATTTCACTGGGTATTGATTGGGAACTACAAGCCTATGGTGAGCGTTTATTTCAAAACAAACTGGGCTGCGTAGTTGCCATTGAACCGGAATCAGGAGAGATATTAGCTATGGTTTCTGCTCCAACCTATGATCCCAATTTATTAGTTGGTAGACGACTGGGTGAAAACTACACGCAACTTCATCAAGACACGTTGTTGCCTTTGTATAACCGTGCGTTGGGAGCAACTTATCCTCCGGGTTCAACTTTTAAATTAATTATGGCGCTTATTGCCATGCAAGAAGGTGTAATAACACCTGAATCAGGTTTTCCGTGTAATAAAAATTTAGTGGGATGTCACAATCACGGTTCTGCCGGCTCAGTAAGTGATGCCGTGAAGATGTCTTGCAATCCTTATTTCTATCAAATTACCAAACGCATTATTCACCAAGGAAAATCAACTAATGGTTTTAAAGATGCGGCCATAGGATTAGAGGTGTGGACCAAGTATGTGAAAAGTTTTGGAATTGGATCTGGTCTTAATGTTGATTTCCCCGGACACGTGCGCGGTTACGTGCCTGATGTTGCATTTTATGATAATTACCATGGGCAATATCGTTGGCAATTTGAAAGTATTTATTCCATTGCAATTGGGCAAGGAGAGGTGCTGGTGACATCACTTGAAATGGCGAATCTTGCCTGCATTATTGCCAATAGAGGTTACTACCATTATCCTCACTTTATTAAATCAATTGACGGTGGACCAATTCCGGACATTTACTATCAGAAAAATTATTGCATGGTGGATTCACAGTGGTTTGCCCCTATCATTGATGGCATGTATCGGGTTGTGCATGAACCGGGTGGTACAGGGAGCAGGGCCAAATTAGACAGCATAGCAATTTGTGGAAAAACCGGTACGGCTGAAAACTTTAAACGGATTAACGGAGTCACCCACCAAATGACTGACCACTCCATTTTCACCGCTTTTGCTCCAATGGATAATCCAAAAATTGCTATCTATGTTTACATTGAGAACACAGGTTTTGGCGGTACCTGGGCTGCCCCGCTTGCCAGTTTGATGATTGAAAAATATTTAACCGGAACGGTTTCAGATACAGTAAAAGAAAATCGCATTTTGAATGCAAATCTTATTCCGGATGCCAGCGATATTCTGCCACCAAAACAACCAAAAAAACGCCGTCGTTGA
- the rodA gene encoding rod shape-determining protein RodA, giving the protein MRGQSENSFASLDWSMVGVYLLLTILGVINIYASVYDPEHPGLFDQITQHGKQITWIGVSIFLGVAILFLETSFIKKYAYWFYWITIVLLVFVLFTPPVHGARAWFGIGSFGIQPAEFAKIGVSLALAKYLSTSDHHRLAARNNKSKLFGSLSNIRGLSPLYLLLLLPAGLILMQPDAGTFIVFTSFILVLYREGYAGNILLFIIVAVIIAVITLIVADSSFMVPGLVIKLSGKAGIIISLVLLGLIFFFIIRAMVLPRNRPPLYRSLIGSLVVAVIFVNFIEIGYSKILMSHQKERIDLVLGKIDDPDGKGYNINRAKAAIGSGGFFGKGYMKATLANENQGHVPMQSTDFIFCTWSEEHGFIGSAFLVLIYAFLLIKIIIIAERQRSDFTRIFAYCTLGIFFYHFMINVGMAIGLAPVIGIPLPFFSYGGSSVMSFSVMFFILLKLDAERKLILQ; this is encoded by the coding sequence TTGAGAGGTCAAAGTGAAAATAGTTTTGCTAGTTTAGACTGGAGCATGGTGGGAGTTTATTTATTACTCACCATACTTGGTGTGATCAATATTTATGCCTCAGTATATGATCCTGAACATCCGGGATTATTTGATCAGATTACCCAGCACGGAAAACAAATTACCTGGATTGGGGTTTCAATTTTTTTAGGTGTCGCTATTCTATTTCTTGAAACAAGTTTTATAAAAAAGTATGCTTATTGGTTTTATTGGATAACCATTGTTCTGCTCGTCTTTGTGTTGTTTACGCCCCCGGTACATGGTGCACGCGCCTGGTTTGGTATTGGAAGTTTTGGTATTCAGCCTGCTGAATTTGCCAAGATTGGTGTTTCATTAGCGCTTGCAAAATATCTCAGCACAAGTGATCATCATCGCTTAGCAGCACGAAATAATAAATCAAAACTTTTTGGAAGTCTTTCAAACATCAGAGGGCTTTCTCCTTTGTATCTTTTATTACTCCTTCCTGCCGGATTAATTTTAATGCAACCTGACGCCGGAACTTTCATCGTGTTTACTTCATTTATTTTAGTTCTCTATCGTGAAGGGTATGCCGGCAATATCTTATTATTTATTATTGTGGCTGTCATTATCGCGGTGATTACCTTAATAGTTGCCGACTCATCTTTCATGGTGCCCGGCTTAGTGATTAAATTAAGTGGTAAGGCGGGCATTATTATTTCATTAGTTCTTTTGGGTCTGATATTTTTCTTCATCATTCGCGCCATGGTATTGCCTCGCAATCGTCCACCGCTGTATCGCTCATTGATTGGTAGTTTGGTTGTTGCGGTGATATTTGTAAATTTTATTGAGATTGGTTATTCAAAAATTTTGATGTCACACCAAAAAGAACGGATTGATTTGGTGCTGGGTAAAATAGATGATCCAGACGGTAAAGGATATAATATCAACCGCGCAAAAGCCGCCATTGGTTCCGGTGGATTTTTTGGTAAGGGTTATATGAAAGCCACGCTGGCGAATGAAAACCAGGGACACGTACCCATGCAGAGTACTGATTTTATTTTTTGTACCTGGAGTGAGGAACATGGCTTTATAGGGTCAGCCTTTTTAGTCTTGATTTATGCCTTTCTCCTCATTAAAATTATCATTATTGCTGAACGACAGCGATCTGATTTTACACGCATATTTGCCTATTGCACCTTGGGCATTTTCTTTTATCACTTTATGATTAACGTGGGCATGGCCATTGGTCTTGCGCCTGTAATTGGTATTCCGCTTCCTTTCTTTAGTTATGGAGGGTCCTCGGTTATGTCGTTTTCTGTGATGTTTTTTATTCTACTCAAGCTGGACGCTGAACGAAAATTAATCCTTCAATAA
- a CDS encoding CPBP family intramembrane metalloprotease, with translation MKPNFSQSHILLLFVFMYFAGGFLGQLVSQLVLMNYFSSQADPNAEAPAWLIVFLTGITHAIMHLGVVFVFLRAIQSSFKNLIENTRFSWKYFFIALAVTVPGMMITDYLAQFGFYLFEQANAYHIIEAEYARQQDVFELFTQPSTGLVMLSVLVFALLPAIGEELVFRGVLFSYLKLSNLNPHFIVWFSALLFAGIHWQPINLIAMTCMGALLGYLRLYSGRLIYGMIFHFLFNATQIIVLFYWPDLAQV, from the coding sequence ATGAAACCCAATTTTAGTCAAAGTCACATACTACTCTTGTTTGTATTCATGTACTTTGCCGGTGGTTTTCTTGGACAATTAGTTTCACAATTGGTGCTGATGAATTATTTCTCATCACAAGCTGACCCCAACGCAGAGGCGCCTGCTTGGTTAATTGTTTTTCTCACCGGAATTACCCACGCCATCATGCATTTAGGTGTGGTATTTGTTTTTCTACGCGCCATACAATCCTCGTTTAAAAATTTGATTGAAAACACCAGATTCAGTTGGAAATATTTTTTCATTGCACTTGCCGTTACCGTGCCCGGCATGATGATAACTGATTATTTGGCTCAATTTGGTTTTTATCTTTTTGAACAAGCTAATGCTTATCATATCATTGAAGCAGAATACGCAAGACAACAAGATGTGTTTGAGCTTTTCACGCAACCATCAACCGGTTTGGTGATGCTGTCTGTTTTGGTTTTTGCGTTATTGCCTGCTATTGGAGAAGAATTAGTTTTCAGAGGTGTTTTATTTTCATACCTGAAATTATCTAATTTAAATCCACATTTTATAGTCTGGTTTTCTGCATTACTTTTTGCGGGCATTCACTGGCAACCCATCAACTTAATTGCAATGACCTGTATGGGCGCTTTATTAGGATATCTCAGACTTTATTCTGGTAGATTAATCTATGGAATGATTTTCCATTTTTTATTCAACGCCACGCAAATTATTGTCTTGTTTTACTGGCCTGACTTGGCACAAGTATAA
- a CDS encoding biopolymer transporter ExbD, producing the protein MGKFNKGGSKGLPALSTASLPDIIFMLLFFFMVATTMKEVDMQVEVKKPGASQAEELENKDMVDFVYVGFPMNSSEGTEPRIQLDDQLALDYSQVGPWKLSKAREGRTVFDIVTSLKVHEDVGMRIVSDIKETLRNIDAVKINYSADKR; encoded by the coding sequence ATGGGAAAATTTAATAAAGGAGGAAGTAAAGGGTTGCCTGCATTAAGCACCGCGTCTTTGCCTGACATTATTTTCATGCTTTTGTTCTTCTTCATGGTGGCTACAACAATGAAGGAAGTGGATATGCAGGTTGAGGTGAAAAAACCGGGTGCATCACAGGCAGAGGAGTTGGAAAATAAAGACATGGTTGATTTTGTTTATGTTGGTTTTCCAATGAATTCAAGTGAAGGTACTGAGCCACGTATTCAGTTAGATGACCAATTAGCCTTGGATTACTCACAGGTTGGTCCCTGGAAATTATCAAAAGCACGCGAGGGTAGAACAGTATTTGACATTGTTACTTCACTGAAAGTACATGAAGATGTTGGTATGCGCATTGTGTCTGACATTAAAGAAACCTTGAGAAATATTGATGCGGTAAAAATTAATTATTCTGCTGACAAGCGTTAA
- a CDS encoding biopolymer transporter ExbD, producing the protein MSKRKVEEINSGSMADVAFLLLIFFLVTTTMEVDAGISRNLPLKRDTEIDIDPPKVHDRDILVVMANSQDELLVEGEFMNIEDLEEKVRDFYTVNINGERDLTMPAYEQVNQNVCATKIAEFQLQLEGANAATTEFLNGEIAKWEDKMALVKEIGPYQEMSNSAFIQLKNQSGTTYGLYIQIQDILKKVVNELRDEKCQELWQRGLKELDKESEDDKKKLEMLQILVPERIIEAKIVI; encoded by the coding sequence ATGTCAAAAAGAAAAGTAGAAGAAATCAATTCAGGATCCATGGCAGACGTGGCTTTCCTTCTGCTTATCTTCTTCCTGGTTACTACTACAATGGAGGTAGATGCCGGTATTAGCCGTAACTTACCTTTGAAAAGAGACACGGAGATTGATATAGATCCGCCTAAAGTACACGATCGTGATATTTTGGTTGTGATGGCTAACTCACAAGATGAACTGCTGGTTGAAGGTGAATTCATGAATATTGAAGACCTAGAAGAGAAGGTGAGAGATTTTTATACTGTAAACATTAACGGAGAGCGCGATTTAACCATGCCTGCGTATGAACAAGTGAATCAGAATGTTTGTGCGACTAAAATTGCTGAATTCCAATTACAACTGGAAGGAGCTAATGCAGCCACCACGGAATTTTTGAACGGGGAAATTGCTAAGTGGGAAGATAAGATGGCGTTGGTTAAAGAGATTGGTCCTTATCAAGAGATGTCCAACTCAGCCTTTATTCAATTGAAAAATCAATCCGGTACTACTTATGGTTTGTACATTCAAATTCAGGATATTTTGAAGAAAGTAGTGAATGAACTACGTGATGAAAAATGTCAAGAATTATGGCAAAGAGGTTTGAAAGAACTGGATAAAGAAAGCGAAGACGATAAGAAAAAACTGGAAATGCTTCAAATTTTGGTTCCTGAAAGAATTATTGAAGCAAAAATTGTGATTTAA
- a CDS encoding MotA/TolQ/ExbB proton channel family protein — MKKVFAFLAIAGVLTLGITSYAQTETDSTVVDTNTTSAVEPVQGGEQNPAAAAPATENDGDFSLSTEFKVRFIEGDPIWMAPVLVCLIFGLALVIERIVYLNLATTNTKKLLEKIEAALKSGGVEAAKEVCRNTRGPVASIFYQGLDRADEGVDMAEKAVVSYGGVQMGLLEKGLSWISLFIALAPMLGFLGTVIGMIQAFDAIATAGTISASVVAGGIKVALLTTVFGLIVAIILQIFYNYLLSKIDSLVNNMEDASISLVDLIYKHKNG; from the coding sequence ATGAAAAAAGTATTTGCATTCTTAGCAATTGCAGGGGTATTGACCCTCGGAATTACCAGTTACGCGCAGACAGAGACCGATTCTACTGTCGTTGACACCAACACGACTTCAGCAGTTGAGCCGGTACAAGGCGGTGAACAAAACCCTGCAGCAGCAGCACCAGCAACTGAAAACGACGGTGATTTCTCTCTAAGTACTGAATTTAAAGTACGCTTTATTGAGGGTGATCCAATTTGGATGGCGCCGGTATTGGTGTGTTTGATTTTTGGGTTGGCACTGGTAATTGAGCGTATTGTTTATTTAAATCTTGCAACTACCAACACGAAAAAATTGCTTGAAAAAATTGAAGCTGCGTTAAAATCAGGGGGCGTTGAAGCTGCTAAAGAAGTTTGCAGAAATACGCGCGGACCGGTAGCCTCTATTTTTTATCAGGGACTTGATCGTGCTGATGAAGGAGTTGACATGGCTGAAAAAGCGGTTGTGTCTTACGGTGGTGTGCAAATGGGTCTCTTAGAAAAAGGACTTTCATGGATTTCACTTTTCATTGCGCTTGCACCTATGTTAGGTTTCTTGGGTACTGTAATTGGTATGATTCAGGCTTTTGATGCGATTGCTACTGCAGGAACAATTTCTGCGTCAGTTGTAGCGGGTGGTATTAAAGTGGCCCTCTTAACAACGGTATTCGGTTTGATCGTTGCGATTATTTTGCAAATTTTCTACAATTACCTGCTGTCAAAAATTGATAGCTTGGTTAACAATATGGAAGATGCGTCAATTTCACTGGTTGACCTCATCTACAAACATAAAAACGGGTAA
- a CDS encoding asparaginase — MKNPKVLIIYTGGTIGMVNDPESGALKPFDFEHLYNSVPELRQFNYRLSAHSMKNPIDSSEMNPELWADIAKTIFDNYDDYDGFVVLHGSDTMAYTASALSFMLSGIKKPVILTGSQLPIGQIRTDGKENLITAIEIAGKFDTAGEPMVQEVAVYFEFQLYRGNRTSKQSTSNFEAFNSYNYPLLAEAGVDIKFNEAALLRKGFQKLEIFAKLNNRVGLIKLYPGMPIEAYASVIDIKNTDGVVIESFGNGNTFTSVSFEKMLADYMAAGGLILNITQCGKGTVSPGKYETSLMFVRLGAICGYDLTTEAAVTKMMCVLGRFTDISDRKAWLAKNMCGEFTLA; from the coding sequence ATGAAAAACCCAAAGGTATTGATCATCTACACCGGTGGAACTATCGGCATGGTCAATGATCCTGAAAGCGGAGCGCTCAAGCCTTTTGATTTTGAACACTTGTATAATAGTGTTCCTGAACTTAGGCAATTTAATTACCGGCTTTCAGCTCATTCAATGAAGAATCCAATAGATTCCTCTGAAATGAATCCTGAGCTTTGGGCTGACATTGCGAAAACGATCTTTGACAACTATGATGACTATGATGGTTTTGTTGTGCTGCACGGCTCAGACACCATGGCGTACACCGCATCTGCATTAAGTTTTATGCTGAGTGGTATTAAAAAGCCGGTGATACTTACCGGATCACAATTACCCATTGGACAAATCAGAACCGACGGAAAAGAAAACCTGATAACCGCCATTGAAATTGCCGGAAAATTTGATACTGCCGGTGAGCCCATGGTGCAAGAAGTTGCGGTTTATTTTGAATTCCAATTATACCGCGGCAATCGCACAAGTAAACAAAGCACCAGCAATTTTGAAGCGTTCAACAGTTATAATTATCCCCTGTTGGCTGAGGCGGGTGTAGATATTAAATTCAACGAGGCTGCGCTATTGCGTAAAGGGTTCCAAAAACTTGAAATTTTCGCGAAACTTAACAATCGCGTGGGCTTAATTAAGCTTTATCCGGGTATGCCAATTGAGGCTTATGCATCAGTAATTGACATAAAAAACACAGATGGGGTAGTGATTGAAAGCTTTGGAAATGGCAATACATTTACTTCAGTAAGTTTTGAAAAGATGTTGGCTGATTATATGGCGGCAGGAGGATTAATACTCAATATTACCCAATGTGGCAAAGGAACCGTCAGTCCGGGAAAATATGAAACCAGCCTCATGTTTGTGCGCTTGGGTGCCATTTGCGGGTACGACCTCACAACTGAAGCCGCCGTAACCAAAATGATGTGTGTATTGGGCAGATTCACAGATATTTCAGACCGCAAAGCGTGGCTGGCTAAAAATATGTGCGGAGAATTTACTCTTGCTTAA
- a CDS encoding TatD family hydrolase, with translation MIDTHTHLFLPEFSEDIEVVMQRAQQQGVSKFLLPNVDIDTIAPMHALVDQFPETCFAMMGLHPCSVTENFEQDLVIIKNWFAKRNYCAVGEIGLDLYWDKSTLAIQKQAFIIQTEWAKEMRLPVVIHVREAFDETLALLDKMHDENLSGVFHCFTGSIAQANHIISYGNFKLGIGGVVTFKNSGLDQVIKEIDLKHLVLETDSPYLAPVPYRGKRNESGYLQLIAQKIADIKTITLEEVIQTTTNNALAVFSTVK, from the coding sequence ATGATTGATACGCACACTCATCTTTTTTTACCTGAATTTTCTGAAGATATTGAAGTCGTGATGCAACGCGCACAACAGCAAGGTGTGAGCAAATTTCTGTTACCTAATGTTGATATAGATACTATTGCACCCATGCATGCATTAGTTGATCAATTCCCTGAAACTTGTTTTGCCATGATGGGTTTACATCCGTGCAGTGTTACTGAAAATTTTGAGCAAGATCTTGTCATTATCAAAAACTGGTTTGCAAAAAGAAATTATTGTGCAGTAGGGGAGATTGGACTTGATTTGTATTGGGATAAATCTACACTTGCCATACAAAAACAAGCATTTATAATACAAACTGAGTGGGCAAAAGAAATGAGGCTGCCTGTTGTCATTCACGTGCGAGAAGCATTTGATGAAACGTTGGCATTGCTAGATAAAATGCACGATGAAAACTTATCTGGTGTGTTTCATTGCTTCACCGGAAGCATTGCACAGGCAAATCATATCATCTCGTATGGTAATTTTAAATTGGGTATTGGAGGTGTGGTGACTTTTAAAAACAGCGGATTAGATCAGGTAATAAAAGAAATTGACCTGAAACATCTGGTGCTTGAAACTGATTCGCCCTACCTTGCGCCGGTGCCTTACCGGGGTAAAAGAAATGAAAGCGGATATCTTCAATTAATTGCACAAAAAATTGCAGACATTAAAACCATAACGCTTGAAGAAGTGATTCAAACTACAACCAACAACGCTCTTGCAGTGTTTTCTACCGTAAAATAA
- a CDS encoding YraN family protein, producing MADHNELGKEGEEMAAAYLQKKGYVILARNYTFKKSELDIVAMQDGKLIIVEVKTRNSNYLAGPEITVTKKKQKALIKAANFYIHEKDLDVETRFDIISIILNSKEQTLEHLEDAFYPLL from the coding sequence ATGGCAGATCACAACGAATTAGGTAAAGAAGGAGAAGAAATGGCGGCGGCATACCTGCAGAAAAAAGGCTACGTGATACTGGCACGCAACTACACTTTTAAAAAATCAGAGTTAGATATTGTGGCGATGCAAGACGGCAAATTAATTATTGTAGAAGTTAAAACCCGCAACAGCAATTATTTAGCCGGACCAGAAATTACCGTCACAAAAAAGAAACAAAAAGCACTCATCAAAGCAGCCAACTTTTATATCCATGAAAAAGATCTAGATGTTGAAACACGTTTTGATATTATCTCTATCATTTTAAATAGTAAAGAGCAAACACTTGAGCATTTGGAAGATGCTTTCTATCCGTTGTTGTGA